tagtattgaaaattcattgtttttagttagttttcgattaagttaagtttttagttatttattggattgtgattgcgtgacacaattacacgttcaagacatttacggtatttcgtatttcaattcaatttattttcgtttaatcatatttatgtttttagttcatgtttatgctttctttttaattatgcaatttaaattatgcactttagtttcatgcctagattagttttatttttaatttacaagtacttaatttcttaagttagattttatttaagttgttttaattctgcctagggttaataatttaattcgcctagtaattttacaatttggttttaattcagttttaagtttcagttctagattaataatcaaactctttactgctttcttttattactttttccacgatactgctagaagccctttaagactttccttgagagatgacactgggtcaacttaccatcactagaatgtccttgttctattgcaagtcaaactagaggtgttctaggttgagtcagttgCCTCTAACAAGGTATTACGAAATCACTACTCTTTGTTTGTTTACTACCCAAGGTATTGATGCTTTAGTATGACTTTTATACTTATTGAAATAGACAATGAAGAGCACATCAAAGAGAAAAGCAGTAGCAACCAAGCGCATATATCCTATACAAAAGCTGCTATATTTTACAGGGAGAGAAACTTTGCCAAAAAATGAGTTGGATTTTATATAAGTGAAGGCTCGAGGTGTTGGAAAAATAATAAACTTGATTTATGTAGAGTATTCTAGAATTAacaagaaactaaaagaaagaaataaaatattaaatagtagatgaaataaaatatagagaattctagaatctAAATATTAAATGTCCAGTTAGCTAGATTATTCTAGCAAAGTTGGTTTGACTAGATTTTTTAGGAAAAGTCGGTTTAGTAAACCGACATTAGACAACTATATATATGCACTTGTGGAGTTAAATGTTGTAGTGAAGAAAATAAGAAACTTTGGAATTCAAAGCCAATTCTTCATTCCCTACATATACACACACGTCCACACACTTGCACAATATTTCTCCATattttctcccatcaatttaataaaattctccatttatatatacttatattccaacaaagtggtatccgagccataaaatcctacctgtggaatggccaacctacaatcgtttcaagtccccatgctcaacaagagcaacttcgacaattggagcatcaagatgaaggcgctattgggagcccacgatgtttgggagatcgtggagaacggctacgaggagccgcaggacgaggccgcactatcccaacaacaaaaggatagattgcgagacgcgagaaagagagacaagaaggctctctgtctcatttatcaagcgctGGGGGACGATGATTTCGAGAAGATCTCAAATGCGAGTACCGCcaaagaagcgtgggagaagctccagaacgcgtgcaaaggagtggagcaagtaaaaaaggtacgacttcaaactttaagaggagagtttgagtctttgcatatgaaagagtccgaatcaatttcggattatttttcaagagtcttggcggtttctaatcaaatgaaaagaaatggtgaaaaattggaggatgtaagaattatggagaaaatattacgGTCACTAACTCCAAGATTTGAGCATATAGTAATCACaattgaagaaactaaaaatttggaggagatgacaatcgatctcttgttgggatcgttgcaagcatatgaggagaagcaaaagaagaagcaagagatttcagagcaacttttaaagttgcaagtaagcccgaaagagaaagaagaaggtccGAGCAATGGCCATGGACAATTCGGGAGAGGACGTGGCCAAGGGCAAGATCGAGGCAGAGGTCGAGCAcgtggacgtggacgaggacgaggaggcttcgtcaacaatggtgaaagaaatgagtttacaagtggtcgggggatgagcaacccgcagtcgaggtacgataagtcttcaataaagtgttataattgccataaatttgggcactatgcttccgagtgcagaagtgaaaaagtaaggattgaagagaaggccaattacgccgaaagtacaaatcaagatattggtagtgtgcttctggcatataaaggagaagctggaagacaagatgacacgtggtacctcgacaccggtgcaagcaaccacatgtgcgggaagagaagcatgttcgtggagctcgatgagtcggtaagtggcaacgtctcctttggtgatgaatctaaaattccagttaaaggaaaaggaaaaattttaattcgcttgaagaatggaaatcatgaatttatttccaacgtttactacgtgcccaatatgaaaaataatatcttgagtttgggacaactcttagagaaaggttatgatattcacatgagagattataacctttcaataagatatggcaaaaataatcttattgccaaggtgccaatgtcgaaaaatagaatgttcttattgaatattcgaaatgacatggcaaaatgcctgaaagcgtgttaccaagataagtcttggttgtggcatcttcggtttgggcacttaaattttggcggcttggagttgctatcaaagaaagagatggtgagaggcctaccatccatcaaacatcccgatcaactctgcgaaggttgtctactcgggaagcagttcagaaagccatttccaaaggagtcaagctcaagagctcaaaagccactagagttgattcatgctgacgtgtgtgggccgataaatccaagctccctcggtaaaaataattattttctgctattcattgatgatttttctagaaaaacgtgggtatatttcttgaagcaaaagtcagaagtatttgatgcattcaagaaattcaaagctgccgtcgaaaaggagagcggacgacaaatcaaggccctaaggtccgatcgaggcggagaattcacgtcaagggagtttctagaattttgcgaagcaaatggaattcgacggcccctgacagttccgagatccccccaacaaaatggagtggcggaaagaaaaaataggacaatcatggagatggcaaggagcatgctaaagacgaaaAATTTGCCTAAGGAGTTCTGGGCAGAAGCAGTGGCGGTGTACCTGTCTaaccgatcgccgacaaggagcgtgtggggaatgactccacaagaagcctggagcgggagaaagccaggaatttcccacctaaaggtatttggaagcaaagcctacgtgcatgtaccagatgagagaaggaagaagctcgatgacaaaagtgaagcattcatatttatcgggtacgactctaactctaaaggttataagttatataatccaaataccaagaacacagtgataagtcgagacgtggagttcgacgaagaaggagtatGGGATTTTAATCCCAGTGGTGACTTCACCTTCATCCCACAATTCGAAGATGAAAGGACAGTcgagcaagttggagaagtccaacaagaggTAGTGACTCCGCCAGCTTCACCTATACAAgtcactgaagactcgccaccatctttcttaaatgaaagagccacaccacgagcaaggaatttggatgagatatatgaagacactgaaaggttagaagatctcaCCTTGTTTTGCCTATCTGCTGATTATGAACCTGAAGCagcaaatagtgaaaattggcgagttgCAATGGACGAAGAGATCAAAGCTATAAACAAGAATGATACGTGtgagctcgtgacactaccgaaaaggcacaaggccattggagtcaagtgggtgcataaggttaagaagaattccaaaTGTGAAGTTGAAAGATATAAAGCAAGGCACGTCGTGAAAGGATTTCGCCAAATTCAGAAGTTTGCTCAGAAtgaaaaatcaagtttaagggggagtgttggaaaAATAATAAACTTGATTTATGTAGAGTATTCTAGAATTAacaagaaactaaaagaaagaaataaaatattaaatagtagatgaaataaaatatagagaattctagaatctAAATATTAAATGTCCAGTTAGCTAGATTATTCTAGCAAAGTTGGTTTGACTAGATTTTTTAGGAAAAGTCGGTTTAGTAAACCGACATTAGACAACTATATATATGCACTTGTGGAGTTAAATGTTGTAGTGAAGAAAATAAGAAACTTTGGAATTCAAAGCCAATTCTTCATTCCCTACATATACACACACGTCCACACACTTGCACAATATTTCTCCATattttctcccatcaatttaataaaattctccatttatatatacttatattccaacacgAGGAATATCTACTATAGTTCACCACTTCAAAGTCAAAGGGCTACAACtgcaaggaataaagatggtgCATCTACTTCAAGATTGGCTATAACTCAATAAAGTACAGTTGCACAGGAGGGCTAGAGTTtagtttatatatagatatttgaACAACTAAGCTTCATGTGGATTATGAACTCTTTTGCTGAAACTTGAACAATCATGTACTAGTTTGCTAATACTCGTGTCTGTTTTTTGAGCTATTTTAGTacttatgtttatagaattccTTAATTGTAAATTGTAAACATATTGAACAACTTTTTATATCAATTAACATGGTATTTACATCCATTGTCTCTGAGCTCTTAGTGGTGCTTTTTATATCCATTGTCTTTTTTTGCATCATCTTAATCACAAAACGTCCAAATAAATTgagcaaaataattgaaaatgataaTATTTCATTCATCGTTTCATTCGGAAAAAACTAGTACATATGCTTCATCTACCTAAACCTACAAAACCAACACAACAATCAGGATAAAAGTTCACCTAAGCATACATGCCaatacataaaacacaaatatatacaaaaaaaaactaaatgcAGGGTACATAAACTTGATTCCCACCCCATTTTCTTGAGTTCGTTATCAAGTTCTTTGGCCAAACTCTTGAAGTCTGCATCTTCTGATTTATCTTCTCCGAAAGAAGCATTCATCATGTTGCTTTCATCCACCAAGCTTCTGTTTCTGAGATGCTTCAAAGCATTGTCCCTTTCAAGCTTCAACTTCTGAAAATGGAATTTGTAATACAATGTAAGTTTCGGATCAATCCATTTCCATAGTCCATAATAATCTcgctaaaaaaaatcaatttatggATATGGACAATAtaacaactaaaataaaaaaattaattagcaATCCTTACAAATGCACGACAACAAACATAGAATCTACGCTTCAAATTTTTCTAGGTGTGAAATTCGAATGAGAGTAAGGATGTCATGGCCACAAAGTTATATTTTAGGAGAGGGGCGCGAACTCGACGTTGAGCGTGAGGAACTAGCCATGGCAAATTAGAACATCAAGAAGAACTCTAACAATCTCACTGCCAAAGATTTAGCACACTCTAccaatcattacccttactcaAATGTATAATCATTCTTTAATTGCAGCCAATTTATGGCATAATCAACGGagttcaacaaaatataatCACAAAACAATAGTTTTTTTATCTTGCTGGAAACGATGTTGGATGGCGTTGTCATGTTGAAAATTTCGGGTGCTAACTAGGCTTTAAACTGGGCGAAAATGACATTCGTGGAAAAATTAGAATCAATCAAAAGATTGtgtatttttatctaaaatttaaaaatcgtgACAATAacgagaatatgataaaagttAATGAATTATGGCGCTATTTAccttaaatttaaagatcgtgTCGCGATGAACTCGAACTCCAGACCTTGCCAACACACACATATGAAtaattttcacttttatttataagaaTTGCCACTTttactattactattattttaaatataaatttattacttTAATATGAAATACAATGATCTTTTATTTGTAATAATTgacacttttattatttttatataacaaATTATGAATTGAATTTTAGGTTAGGTCCAGCCCTGAGTTTGGCCGACCCAATCCGCGCGTCCGGGAGTCTTTGTGTTAGCAAATTACTACGTTCAGATCTGAAATCTCATTTCCAAATAATCTATCATTGTATGCCCTAAATTCAAATGCATCGATCAAACGTATAGCTTGGTTAATGAAATCACGAAATAGGATATCAGAAGGTTCACATTGCAAATTGACTATTCTATTATTTATGCTCTACTTTGttgtatattttaatattttaacattttaacTTATGCCTGTTACTAGCGACAATATAACTTTATTCACAAACCTATTGCAATAACATGAAAGGATAGGTTGAGATTCCGTTTAAAATAGAGTACCTGGTGAGCTGTAATCAATTATGAACTTaggcaaaaaaaataaacatacgGAGGTCGTAATATTGAGGAATAGAAACTTGAGGTTGAAAAGGTTGTTATATATCATTGTCATGTTATAAAAATGTTGAAGAACTATatgtataaaatagaaaaagaatagGAGGATTTGGAGGGTTATATAAGTGTAGTGGGGGCCAAAGCCAATTACGAAAAAGAGCAAAAGTTGGAGGGTTTATGGGTCCGCGATTTCATGATGAAATGGGAATAGTGGTAAGTTGCTATTTACGCTAATGTTACTTGTCGATCATCATCACCACCATACCAccactttttaacctttgcccTTCTAACCATATCCATTactttcttttctattttggttgAGTGCCACAAGAAGAAGACAAGTCACGATATGAAAAATTAGTAATTTTGGATAGCAAATTCATTTGTCCACTAAATgtcacgaattttaaaaaattaattaataaattaaatgtaTATGCGTGGAATAAGGATTTCACATTTATTGTGAATGAGTTGTGTGAAGTGCAttaatcaaaaaagaaaatgaatactTATATAATGAATTGAAttgaccaaaaagaaaatgtgaGTATTCATTTGGACCTTTGGTGAATGAGGTGAGTAATTCCTTTTAATTTGAAAACATAGTTCTTTTAGCCACATGTGTAAATggacaaatgttcctaaaaaagataaaaaaataataaaaaaaattaattgtacTTCCTCCCCCAAACCCTCGAATTGAGTTATCACAGTTTTGAATGGATTAAAATACTAATGTTTTGATCCGAGACTATCAAACCAAATGGAGAACTCTGGTGATGTCGATCGGGCCCAAAACTATATCGGGCCTAAATAAAAATAGCTAAGCCCAAAGTGGATCTTTTTTGGATTCTTTGTGGGGGAACCGGACTGACGGGCTAATTAAATGGAGCATTTCTTAGACCCAAAGTGGAGCGTTTCAATCTTTCATTGTAGTAGTATTCTCAATTGAATAATTTGGATTTAAAATAAGGGTGTGATTATATCCATAGCCCTATTTTACTCAATATAGTCTTCCATctaaaatagtaataataagcCTAAGAATATAGTAGTATTCAATGTTAAATTCTTCCATCTAAAATCTAGTAGGCCTTAGACACATGGGTGGGCAAAGAAGTTTCATTATCAACATCACCACTTACCAATATGCATAATTTACATCTCACATCGCAAgaacatatatatttactctCTCTCTTGTAGTGAAGTTTCAAATGCGGTTGAGATGTATGTTGTGGGTGGTGTAGGTGCGGATGCCTTGATCCACGGAGCTGAGAGCTATGGCTTTATTGTGCTTTGCGGCGCAAGCTTTGCGACACGGAGAAGTCAGCGGGAGATGAACCACTCTGACGTGGCAAACTCTTTCCAAGTTTGGGATGGCGTGGAGATGAGAAGGAAGATCTATCGCGAACTTTCCCGAAACATCTGTGCTGCCTTTTGCTGTTGACCACTTCTTCTTCGTGCCGCTGCCGCACATAACACTCACCCTTGCGCCTGCACCATCCATTATTAGCTAATCTCTTTTTTAGACACTTCTATAACTAAACAAATCGCCAATATGGAGTATGAGCTGAGtttcaattattcaaaaaacGCGGTTAATTTAAGCACGCATcataaatctctctctctctcatttttcattttaatattttttatatgcatctatatataaataagatataaaaaataattaattaaacatatgcAGCATATATTGTGGTAGAATGATCAAGCTTGGAAAATTGTTGTGGATTGATGAGAGAGATTAGTATGAGAAATGAAGGAAAGCGTATCTGTGTTTGAGGTTTGTGGTGCCATGC
The genomic region above belongs to Salvia miltiorrhiza cultivar Shanhuang (shh) chromosome 5, IMPLAD_Smil_shh, whole genome shotgun sequence and contains:
- the LOC130985925 gene encoding uncharacterized protein LOC130985925, producing MTNYLLIPIFIFILLQRPVLGSWDLLSELSGREELVQWAGYGEDKLSTVVITGTILCNAADLPSINTHPVSGARVSVMCGSGTKKKWSTAKGSTDVSGKFAIDLPSHLHAIPNLERVCHVRVVHLPLTSPCRKACAAKHNKAIALSSVDQGIRTYTTHNIHLNRI